The Sulfurimonas sp. HSL3-2 genome segment CAAAAACGTATAGAGGGGATCGATTTCGAGCTGAAGATACTTACAAATATCACTCAGGATCATCTGGATTTTCACAAGACTTTAGCTGAGTACACTTTGGTAAAAAACAGCTTCTTTCAAGACGAGGGCAAAAAACTTATCAATAAAGATGAGCCCAAGGCATCGTTTAACATCAAAAATGCTTTTACGTACGGGATAGAAAACCCTGCGACATACAAGCTGATGGCGTACTCGTTAAACGACGGTTCAAGCGGGATCATCCAGAACTTTCATAAAATAGTCCCGTTTCAGGCTTCGCTACACGGCTTTTTTAACCTTTATAATCTCCTTGCTGCGATAGCTACCGTGGACATAGTAACGGATAAGAGTTTAGAAGAGATCGCTGACGTGGTTGATAACTTTGCCGGAGTTAGCGGTAGAATGGAGCAGGTATGTCAGGCTCCAAACGTGATAGTGGATTTTGCACATACTCCTGACGGAATGGCGCAGGTCTTAAATGCGTTAAAAGAGAAAGAGCTGCTTGTAGTCTTCGGCGCAGGCGGGGACAGAGATAAACTCAAACGTCCTCTTATGGGAAAAGTCGCAGCGGCGCTGGCTAAAAAGATCTATGTGACAAGCGATAACCCGCGTCATGAAGACCCTGATGAGATCATCAAAGATATCCTCGAAGGCATAGAAGATAAAAGCAATGTCGTGGTCGAACCAAACAGAAAAGCTGCAATTGAAAAAGCGTTAGAGGAACAGGAAAGTGATGAAGTTGTTGTGATCCTTGGAAAAGGTGATGAAGCTTACCAGATCATTTATGACGAGTATCTGCCTTTTGATGACAGAGAGGTCGTGAGAGAACTACTGAATATAAAGTAGTCATCTCTTAAAATCTATAATTTATTCCGGCGTATGTGTTAACGGCGTCTGTCGTTACAGCACTTGCTCCGGTTGAACTTTTGTCCCATCTTTCATAATTGATATACTTATATGTCGCTCCAAGTTCAAATATAAAGTGCTCACTAATAGGATAGTAAAAACCGGCTCCGGCATTATATGAACTAAAATCCAGTTTATTTTTTGTAAATGTGCCGTCTGCGTTTGTATAGGTTATCTGCGTATCAAAATATCCTGCACCGAATCCCGCTTTTAAGAAGGGATAGAACCCTATATCAAAATCAAATGCTTTGATAAGTTCGACATCTACGGAGTATTTCTCTTTGTCTTTTGCTCCGGCATCTGCAAAGACACTGTCGCTGTTCGTATCGTAGATAAATCCGAATTGGACCGAATAGCCTTTTAAGTCACCGTACCCTATCTGCAGTTTCGCCATAGGAGATGAAGTAGATTTATTATAAGGCTTAGAAAAGCTTTCAGAAGAGTATCCGCCTAAGACACCCATATAGACTTGCGCCTCTGCAAAAAGGAGGTTTGACATTAATATTGAGATCGTGATTATTTTTTTCATAGGGTGATTATATTGAAAAATTACTTATATGCAAGCTTTAAATCACATATACTAAAGATTATCATAGTTATTTTGCTATAATTCGCGAAATTTTTAGATGGAGAACTATATTATGGGAATTCCTCAACCAGCTTTTTATATCTTTAAGTGTGAACAATCGTCACCTCCAGGTATGCCGAAACCTTCTTGTGTTAACCCGCAAACACAGGATTTATTCCAATTTTTAGCACAAACTTTGATGCAAAAAGGTATAATGGGAACAGTTCAACCGATCCGTACTTCATGTATGAATCGTTGTAATGCCGGACCGATTATGTTAGTAGAACCGGGACATACTATGTATGCAGGTTTAGATAAGGCTAAGATAGAGCGTATTATCGACGAACATATCATCGGCGGAAATGTAGTGCAGGAGTATGTGATCCCTGAAGAACTATGGGACGCTCCTATATCTCCATCTGATATGCAAGCTCAGATGGGACGCTAAATTAAGGTAAAAATATGACTATAGAGATGTTATATAGCAAAATACACCGTGCTACTGTGACAGATGCCAACTTAAACTATGTCGGCTCGATCACAATCGATGAAGAGCTTTTAGAAGCTTCAAAGATGCGTGTAGGCCAGAAAGTCGAGATACTCAATGTCAATAACGGCGAGAGATTTTCGACTTATATCATTTTAGGAGAGCGCGGTAAACGCGATATCTGCCTAAACGGTGCGGCTGCACGTAAAGTTCACAAAGGTGACAAAGTAATCATCGTAGCATATGCGACGTATGATGAAAAAGAGCTAGAAAACTATAAACCGAAAGTTGTCATCCTGGATGACGACAATAATATAGACTACATAGCAGAGAGTATCTAAAATGTTTGAGAACATGGGTGATATGGCAAAAATGCTTTCATCGATGCAAGAACATGCAAAAAAACTGGAAGCTGAACTTGACTCTAAAACATTCACCGTCAAAACAGGCGGCGGAATGGTAGAGATAGTCGGTAACGGCAGAGGTGAAATCATCGATCTTTTGATCGACGACTCGCTCTTAGAAGACAAAGAAGCTCTTCAGATACTTCTTATAGGTGCTTATAACGATCTGAATAAGATGGTTGAGCAAAACAAACAAAACAGTGCGGTGGGCATGCTTGGCGGCATGAACCCATTTGGCTCAAAATGAGATATTTTTTTCTTTTTGCCCTCACCTTGACATCGCTCTTTGCTTCGTGCAAAGGCGGCTATTCTTCATGTGAACAAAAGATAAAAGACTCTCACTCTATCGTAAACAACTCACTTTATATCCCCATAAACAAGACCCAAAGACTAGTCTACTCACAAGCGACACCTATTGGAAATATCATCAAAGCAGATAAATTTTTAGGCTTATATCTTGTCGGCGGACTTGAAGGGTTTAGATATCCGTTTAAAATAGGTGCTTATGTACCTTCAGGCGTTGCAGTCGTCAATGATAAGATGGCATTAGAGGGTAAAATTACAGAGGAGCAGATAGGCCTAAACAGCTTAGCCAAGTTTAGTGAAGCTCCTTTTGTCCCAAGTTTTTTAAGCAGCAGCTGTTGTAATTTAGAGGGACTTGTAACACCGCAGGGGATCATACAAAAAGGGTATCTTTCACACTTTATCAACACAAAAAACAGTGACTACAGCGACATCGGAATCAGAGTCGATAAGCATAAAACAATTACAAAGATCGATCCGTTTTTAAAAAATAATCCCTTTAAAGTATCAGATATCGTCGTAGCTTTTGACGGAAAAAAAGTCTGGAGTGCAAATCGTCTGATGCAGGATATTTTGTTTGCAAAGATCGGTACGACTCATAAGATAAAAGTATTAAGAGATAAAAAAAGTTTTGAATTTGATGTAATGACCTACAAAAGAGTCGGCGGCGGTCTTATCAGCGATACTTTCTTAGAGCAGAAAGGTTTTTATTTCAATAACGATCTGACACTAAAAAGTGTTGATGGATATGGATTACAAGCAGGCGACAGACTACTGAGTATAAACGGCAACAGATTAAGCTCCCTAGATGATATTCCCGCCGCGATAGGAACAAAAACTGAAGATATGATTTTTCTTTTTCAAAGAGGCGGATTTCAGTTTTTTGTGCACATAAATTAGTTAAAATTGCATATGCAAAATTTCGAGATTTTTTTACAGCGTCATTTACCTAAAGCGCCAAGCTTTCATCCCTACTATGAGGATGCTCTGCACAATATGCTTCAAGCAGGCGGCAAGCGTTTTCGCCCCGCACTTCTTTTAGGTGTCGTAAACGCTTTTAACCCGCTTTTAGTAGAGGGAGCGATGCACGGGGCACTTGCGATAGAGATGCTTCATACCTATTCGCTGATCCATGATGATCTTCCGGCAATGGACGATGCAGCTTTGCGCCGCGGGCATCCGACTCTACATGTAAGTTATGACGAGGTCACGGCCATACTTGTCGGTGATGCTTTGAACACGTATGCGTTTGAGGTACTGAGCAACGCTCCCTTTAGCGATAACACAAGAGTAAGACTGATCCGCGAACTTGCTGTAAACGGCGGACACGGCGGTATGGTCTTAGGTCAGGCGATAGACTGCTATTTTGAAAATCAGCCGCTCTCTGTGGATAAGATAAAGTTCTTACATGTAAACAAAACTGCAAAGCTGATAGCTGCTGCGTTAAAGATGGGAGCTATCATCGCGGGTAAAGATGAAATAGAGGACGAGATCTATGATTTCGGTATAAAGCTTGGGCTTTTGTTTCAGATCCAAGACGATATCTTAGATGTGACGCAAACTGATGATGAGGCTGGAAAAACGACGAATAATGATGATGGTAAAAACAGTTTTGTTACTGTACTTGGACTTGACGAGGCGATGAAAGAAGCTGATGATTTGGCTGATGAATTAACACAGATGATGAATAGTTTTGATGAAAAGCTTTATAAAGAACTATCACCACTTTTAACAAACTACATAAACAGACACAAAGGATAAACAAGATGGCAAATCAGATGCGCCAAAAGATGGCAGACAGTATAAGATTTTTAGCAGCAGATATGGTTCAAGCAGCAAACTCAGGACACCCGGGCGCACCTATGGGTCTAGCTGATGTAGCAGTAGTTTTAAGTGAGCATCTTCGTCATAATCCAAAAAATCCTTCATGGTTAAACCGTGATAGACTTGTATTTTCAGGGGGACATGCAACAGGACTTATCTACTCTCTTTACTATCTTTGGGGATACGGTTTAGAGATAGAAGACCTAAAAAACTTTCGTCAATTAGATTCTAAGACTCCGGGACATCCAGAATACGGACACACTAAGGGAATAGAGATAACGACTGGTCCGTTAGGTCAAGGTGTTGCAAATGCTGTCGGTTTCTCTATGGCAAGTAAGTTTATGGGCGCTCAGGTTAACAGTGAGACTGCAAAACTGATCGATCACAATGTGTATTGTTTATGTGGTGACGGTGACTTGGAAGAGGGTATCAGTTATGAAGCGTGTTCGATCGCAGGACATAACAAGCTAGATAATCTGATCCTTATCTACGATTCAAACTGTATCACTATCGAGGGTTCTACAAGTCTAAGTATCAGCGAAGATATCCGCGGAAGATTCGAATCTCAAGAGTGGGATGTATTTGAATGTGACGGTCACAACTTCGATGAGATAAACAGCGCGATAGAGAGTGCAAAAGCAAGTTCTAAACCTGCACTTATCATTGCTCATACGACGATCGCAAAAGGTGCATGTGAGCTAGAGGGTTCACACCACTCTCACGGTGCTCCGCTTGGTGAAGATGTCATAGTCGAAGCGAAAAAAGCTGCAGGTTTCGATCCAGAGAAAAAATTCTTTGTTCCAGAAGATGCTATGGCTAGATTCAGATGTGCGATAGAGAAGGGCGATCTTTTGGAGCGTGAATGGATCCACAGCCAAAAGACTATGCCTTTGATGGAGCAAAACTCAGCGCTTGAAGCGTTGCAAAATCCTGATTTTTCAAAAATCCAATGGCCTGTATTTGACAAAGCAGATGCGACTCGTAACACGAACGGTAAGATCATGAACGCTATCGCTCGTGCACTTCCAAGTTTCTTAGGCGGTTCGGCTGACCTTGGACCATCAAACAAGACAACCTTAAACGATATGGGTGCATTTCCAAAGGGAAGAAACATCTATTTCGGTATCCGTGAGCACGCTATGGCTTCGATCGTGAACGCTATGGCACTTTACGGTCCGCTTTTACCGTTCTCATCGACATTCTTTGTGTTCTCAGACTACATGAAACCTTCGGCTCGTATTGCAGCACTAAGCGGCATCCAGCAGTTCTTTATCTGGACGCATGACAGTATCGGTGTCGGTGAAGACGGTCCGACTCACCAGCCTATAGAGCACTTAAGCCAATTCCGTGCACTACCGAACTTCTATGTATGGCGTCCGGCTGACGGAGCTGAAAACATCACAGCTTGGAAAGTGGCGCTAGAGATGAAGAACTCTCCGTCTGCATTCGTTTGTTCACGTCAGAACCTTCCTGTTCTTCCTGCTTGCGTTAAAGGTGATATGGCAAAAGGCGGATACCTTTTGGCTTCTGATGATAATGCAACGATAACACTTATGGCATCTGGTTCTGAGGTGGAAGTAGCACTCAAGACAAAAGAGCTTTTAAATGCACAGGGTAAAAAAGCAAACGTAGTAAGTGTCCCTTGTTTTGATCTTTTAATAGAGCAGGAGAAAGCTTACATCGACAGTATCATACTTCCAGGCACTAAAAAAGTCGCTATAGAAGCAGCTCGTGGTATGGAGTGGTACAGATTTGCCGATGAGGTGATCTGTATGGATAGTTTCGGTGCATCAGCACCAGCCGGACAGCTGTTTGAGAAGTTTGGTTTCACGGCTGAAAAAATAGCAGCTAAATTATAATTATGTTCTAAACCGTAATCATTTTGTGTTAGAATAGTTATGTTTTACAATATAACTTGGGAGTCATTATGTTTGGTTCAAGCGCAAAGATTGCGGAATTAGAAAAAAAGTATAAGGCGGAGCTGGAGCAGCTTCAATCGGAAAATCGTGATTTAAAAGAGAAGATCTCTTTTCTCGAGAGTGAAAATGCCAAGCCAAAAGAGGAGGGAAATGTCCATGACTTTATGGATGTTGTCATCGGGAGTTATTCTGACGGGACCTCTTTCCTACAAAACATTATAGAAGACAGTGTCGAAAAACTAGTCGCTGTGAATGAACTCAACGATAAAACTGTTATGAGAATGGGAAATATAGAGAGTGAAACAGACTCTATAGCAGGTTCTATCGACAGTATCCAGCAATACGCAAACCAACTCGGCGGTGATTCAAACTCTTTAAACGACAGCGTCATGTCGATAGCCGATATCATCAACCTTATTAAAGACATCTCTGACCAGACAAATCTTCTTGCCCTTAATGCTGCCATCGAAGCAGCGCGTGCAGGTGAACATGGACGCGGTTTTGCCGTTGTCGCAGACGAGGTCAGAAAACTTGCTGAGCGCACACAAAAAGCGACTCAAGAGGTCGAGATAAACATCAACGGTCTTAAACAAAATTCAAACTCGATGCTTGAGATAAGCACTACGTTTATTCAAGAAACTGCAAATGTGATGGAAGTACTGGATGGATTTAGAGAAAACGTCAGACTTGTAAGAAGAAACTCTACAAACATTCAAGAAAGAACAGAAGCCCTTACAAATGAGTTACATGTAAGTAACGGTAAGATCGATCATATCGCCTTGAAACTCAAAGGTTACAAAGCGATGATAGAAAAAGAAACATTTGATGTAATAGATGAGCACAGCTGTAGATTCGGTAAGTGGTTCGGCACTATTACGGGAACACTTTTGAAAAACTACTCAAGCGACGTCAATACAATAAGCAAGCACCATGCGAATGTCCATAAAG includes the following:
- a CDS encoding UDP-N-acetylmuramoyl-L-alanyl-D-glutamate--2,6-diaminopimelate ligase; this translates as MKIELPNQPYKYITENSAECDKETAFVKTSQNEKYLQNAIDRGAHSIIEVKDIAHLFGLDRIKIIGITGTNGKTTTASAIYSMLLDLGYKAAMQGTRGFFLNDKIGEGKSLTTPSVLNTYRHIYQAVREGCEYFVMEVSSHAIVQKRIEGIDFELKILTNITQDHLDFHKTLAEYTLVKNSFFQDEGKKLINKDEPKASFNIKNAFTYGIENPATYKLMAYSLNDGSSGIIQNFHKIVPFQASLHGFFNLYNLLAAIATVDIVTDKSLEEIADVVDNFAGVSGRMEQVCQAPNVIVDFAHTPDGMAQVLNALKEKELLVVFGAGGDRDKLKRPLMGKVAAALAKKIYVTSDNPRHEDPDEIIKDILEGIEDKSNVVVEPNRKAAIEKALEEQESDEVVVILGKGDEAYQIIYDEYLPFDDREVVRELLNIK
- a CDS encoding outer membrane beta-barrel protein, producing MKKIITISILMSNLLFAEAQVYMGVLGGYSSESFSKPYNKSTSSPMAKLQIGYGDLKGYSVQFGFIYDTNSDSVFADAGAKDKEKYSVDVELIKAFDFDIGFYPFLKAGFGAGYFDTQITYTNADGTFTKNKLDFSSYNAGAGFYYPISEHFIFELGATYKYINYERWDKSSTGASAVTTDAVNTYAGINYRF
- a CDS encoding (2Fe-2S) ferredoxin domain-containing protein, encoding MGIPQPAFYIFKCEQSSPPGMPKPSCVNPQTQDLFQFLAQTLMQKGIMGTVQPIRTSCMNRCNAGPIMLVEPGHTMYAGLDKAKIERIIDEHIIGGNVVQEYVIPEELWDAPISPSDMQAQMGR
- the panD gene encoding aspartate 1-decarboxylase, which produces MTIEMLYSKIHRATVTDANLNYVGSITIDEELLEASKMRVGQKVEILNVNNGERFSTYIILGERGKRDICLNGAAARKVHKGDKVIIVAYATYDEKELENYKPKVVILDDDNNIDYIAESI
- a CDS encoding YbaB/EbfC family nucleoid-associated protein — protein: MFENMGDMAKMLSSMQEHAKKLEAELDSKTFTVKTGGGMVEIVGNGRGEIIDLLIDDSLLEDKEALQILLIGAYNDLNKMVEQNKQNSAVGMLGGMNPFGSK
- a CDS encoding PDZ domain-containing protein, with the protein product MRYFFLFALTLTSLFASCKGGYSSCEQKIKDSHSIVNNSLYIPINKTQRLVYSQATPIGNIIKADKFLGLYLVGGLEGFRYPFKIGAYVPSGVAVVNDKMALEGKITEEQIGLNSLAKFSEAPFVPSFLSSSCCNLEGLVTPQGIIQKGYLSHFINTKNSDYSDIGIRVDKHKTITKIDPFLKNNPFKVSDIVVAFDGKKVWSANRLMQDILFAKIGTTHKIKVLRDKKSFEFDVMTYKRVGGGLISDTFLEQKGFYFNNDLTLKSVDGYGLQAGDRLLSINGNRLSSLDDIPAAIGTKTEDMIFLFQRGGFQFFVHIN
- a CDS encoding polyprenyl synthetase family protein, coding for MQNFEIFLQRHLPKAPSFHPYYEDALHNMLQAGGKRFRPALLLGVVNAFNPLLVEGAMHGALAIEMLHTYSLIHDDLPAMDDAALRRGHPTLHVSYDEVTAILVGDALNTYAFEVLSNAPFSDNTRVRLIRELAVNGGHGGMVLGQAIDCYFENQPLSVDKIKFLHVNKTAKLIAAALKMGAIIAGKDEIEDEIYDFGIKLGLLFQIQDDILDVTQTDDEAGKTTNNDDGKNSFVTVLGLDEAMKEADDLADELTQMMNSFDEKLYKELSPLLTNYINRHKG
- the tkt gene encoding transketolase, whose amino-acid sequence is MANQMRQKMADSIRFLAADMVQAANSGHPGAPMGLADVAVVLSEHLRHNPKNPSWLNRDRLVFSGGHATGLIYSLYYLWGYGLEIEDLKNFRQLDSKTPGHPEYGHTKGIEITTGPLGQGVANAVGFSMASKFMGAQVNSETAKLIDHNVYCLCGDGDLEEGISYEACSIAGHNKLDNLILIYDSNCITIEGSTSLSISEDIRGRFESQEWDVFECDGHNFDEINSAIESAKASSKPALIIAHTTIAKGACELEGSHHSHGAPLGEDVIVEAKKAAGFDPEKKFFVPEDAMARFRCAIEKGDLLEREWIHSQKTMPLMEQNSALEALQNPDFSKIQWPVFDKADATRNTNGKIMNAIARALPSFLGGSADLGPSNKTTLNDMGAFPKGRNIYFGIREHAMASIVNAMALYGPLLPFSSTFFVFSDYMKPSARIAALSGIQQFFIWTHDSIGVGEDGPTHQPIEHLSQFRALPNFYVWRPADGAENITAWKVALEMKNSPSAFVCSRQNLPVLPACVKGDMAKGGYLLASDDNATITLMASGSEVEVALKTKELLNAQGKKANVVSVPCFDLLIEQEKAYIDSIILPGTKKVAIEAARGMEWYRFADEVICMDSFGASAPAGQLFEKFGFTAEKIAAKL
- a CDS encoding methyl-accepting chemotaxis protein, producing MFGSSAKIAELEKKYKAELEQLQSENRDLKEKISFLESENAKPKEEGNVHDFMDVVIGSYSDGTSFLQNIIEDSVEKLVAVNELNDKTVMRMGNIESETDSIAGSIDSIQQYANQLGGDSNSLNDSVMSIADIINLIKDISDQTNLLALNAAIEAARAGEHGRGFAVVADEVRKLAERTQKATQEVEININGLKQNSNSMLEISTTFIQETANVMEVLDGFRENVRLVRRNSTNIQERTEALTNELHVSNGKIDHIALKLKGYKAMIEKETFDVIDEHSCRFGKWFGTITGTLLKNYSSDVNTISKHHANVHKGIKEETELWMSGKEKEGLARMKDVERSSEDAFQLLLSIVRNASK